In Poecile atricapillus isolate bPoeAtr1 chromosome W, bPoeAtr1.hap1, whole genome shotgun sequence, one DNA window encodes the following:
- the LOC131591715 gene encoding metalloproteinase inhibitor 3 — MTAWLSFLVVFLCSWSLRDLVVEACTCVPIHPQDAFCNSDIVIRAKVVGKKLMKDGPFGTMRYTVKQMKMYRGFQIMPHVQYIYTEASESLCGVKLEVNKYQYLITGRVYEGKVYTGLCNWYEKWDRLTLSQRKGLNHRYHLGCGCKIRPCYYLPCFATSKNECIWTDMLSNFGHSGYQAKHYACIQRAEGYCSWYRGWAPPDKTIINATDP, encoded by the exons ATGACGGCGTGGCTGAGCTTCCTCGTCGTGTTCCTGTGCAGCTGGAGCCTGCGGGACTTGGTGGTGGAGGCTTGCACTTGCGTCCCCATCCATCCGCAGGACGCTTTCTGCAACTCCGACATCG TAATCCGAGCTAAAGTGGTGGGGAAGAAGCTCATGAAAGATGGACCTTTTGGAACGATGCGGTACACGGTCAAGCAGATGAAG ATGTACAGGGGCTTCCAGATAATGCCACATGTTCAGTACATCTACACAGAAGCCTCTGAGAGTCTTTGTGGAGTCAAGCTGGAGGTCAACAAGTACCAATATCTGATTACAG GCCGGGTGTATGAGGGGAAGGTTTACACTGGCCTGTGCAACTGGTATGAGAAATGGGACCGGCTGACTCTGTCCCAGCGCAAAGGACTGAACCACCGTTATCACCTGGGCTGTGGCTGCAAG ATTAGGCCCTGCTACTATTTGCCCTGCTTTGCCACCTCCAAGAATGAGTGCATTTGGACAGACATGCTCTCCAACTTTGGCCACTCAGGATATCAAGCAAAGCACTATGCCTGCATCCAGAGGGCAGAAGGCTACTGCAGCTGGTACAGAGGATGGGCACCTCCAGACAAAACGATAATCAATGCCACAGATCCCTGA